The Malus domestica chromosome 17, GDT2T_hap1 genome contains the following window.
ACATTCCTTGACAAGTTTACGTCTGGATAGCTGCAATCTATCAGAGATTCCGAGTGCCCTTACTATGCTGTCTTcgttagagtacttggatctgtATAACAATCCAATTACAAGCCTACCAGAGAGCATGAACAATCTTGTTAGGCTTCACACTCTTGCAGTAGAAGGTTGCAGAAACCTCACAATGCTTCCAGAGCTCCCACATAGTTTGAAACAATTGAATGGTAGAGGTTGCACATCATTGAAAAGAATAACAAATTTACCGAACTTGCACATATCACCTACCGTATATCCCTTCGGCATGCAAAAGGACTTAGATTTAATGCATTACAATATAGTATTGGACTCAAATTTATGGTATTGTGGGAAACTAGTTGATGTTGCAAGCTTGTTCAATACACTACCATTGAGCAGCTTTGACATAAAACTCCTCAAAGATATGGATCTATTCGATTTGAAACCCAACGGTGGCGTAGAGGTCCAAAGGAACAACGATTGTGCAAGTTTTAGCAAGCCAAGGCGCTCcaaggttctctctctctctctctctctctctctgctatGTACAAGTGCTTATAATATGATCTCTATGGCGTAAACAATTAGATTGTAATCGCAGGGAACTTTTGAATGCGGCATAATTAGCATTTTTGTGCACGAGAGCAAGATTCCAGATCGGTTCAATTACAGGTGGATGCCTCCAGATCGGTTCGATTACAGGAGCATGGGTAACACTGTGTTCTCTATTATTGTTCCTTCACAGCCTAATATCAAGATCGTAGGTTTAAATGCATGTATACTGTATGCCCGGCAATCGGATCGAAGCCCTGTGATTCCATTTGGGATTCCATTTGGAAACTCTCATGCCCATTCGCTTGAACTTAGGAATGAGACAAAGGGCCTTAAGTGGAACTTAAGAATGTCGACTGGGGTTGAATGGAAAGTGATGAACGAAGATATGTTATGGCTAAGCCATTGGATTATGGGGAACAATGAATTGGAGTGCGGGGAAAAAGTGTATTTTAGACTAACCGAAGATCATGACGATTTATTCACAAAGGGGATTGGAGTCCAGTTTGGGTACGAGCAGCAAAATAAGGATAAGGAGGATGTCCCATCAAGTAGTGAAGATCCAATGATCCTACCTGACAGATCGCCTTGGGACGGCGGTCACGCTTCCAGCTGGGTAACGGATTCATGTCAGAGATTTATCGGGCCGAAATGGATCGAGAACCTTAAGAAGGAATCTATTTCAACTGTCGTGTGCGCGGCTAATTACTCTCTCTGTAACCATGAAGTGATCGACCTTGAGAACGAGTCCCGCATGACGCCATGGTAACGAGTGCTCTAAACTATTACCCAGGTTAATTCAAATTGATGGTGATGATGCACAAATCACTAAATTCAAATGTGTATTGGTTGTTAAGCTTCGTTTCTATCCATTTTCAATTTTCcctaaaaaattgttttcaataaaacctgttttgaagaaaaataaagtttCAGAGCCCAACTAGAAAATAAGCCCACGAGTTGTGGTGTGAACTAACTGTTTCAGGCGTAACTGCATGAATAAGACACATTTCACACGTAACTGAATAAATAAGACACAAAGTGCAAGAAGTAAAGCTCATATTTAGCAGTGTTATTTTAACAACAATTGTTCAAGTGGTGGATTGCCCCGGTGGGTAGGGCATTTCTCTTAGTCCTACTGCATTCCGGGTTCAAAGTTCCAACCATCCCCCGTACCAGTTTAAGCACACCAAAGACCAAATTTAGCATGTTCTGTCGTCATCCACCCAACCCAGCAGATATACAAAATTCAAATAGAACTTGGCAAATTCATCCTCTTAAAATACAAAAcgaaaataatttatgatcacTGACCTCTGAGAATCGAATGATATTCGGATTCTTCAATGATCTGTGGTTCATGATTTCCCCTTGAACATGTTCATCCATCTgcatcaccaaaaaaaaaaaatatttaaaaaaaatacaaaatgaaaatagTTTATGATCACTAACCTCTTTGGATCGAATGATATTCGGATGGTCCAGTGATCTATGGTTCATGATTTCCCATTGAACATGTTCATCTATCTGCAtcaccaaaaaattaataaatattttaaaaaaaatacaaaatttaaagGATAAGAATTGCGAAGATTCTTAGGTCTTAGTTCGAAATGTAATAGCTCATCTCACCTCCATATATTACCAAATCTTAGTCTATATGATTTTGCCAGAGCCACCGAATGTTGAATATATATCTGTTGCATGTTCTACTACCATCAACATTATAAAGGTTTCTAATTGAATCATATATTTAAAATCCAAGCATGAAAGTtttacaaagataaataaacaaatgtaAATAACTAATTAGGCAATACACAgcagagaggggagagagagagagagagagcaattgAAGGGAATGCATAGTTATCTCTAtcttcggaaaaaaaaaaagaaaaaaagagagcaGTTGAAGGAGTGAGAAGCAAAGCAGCATACCAAGTGGAGAGTAAGCAATTAAGCATAGTCATCTCACGTACGGATTGCCTGAGAACTGATCTTTGCTTCTCTTCCTTATGATCCTCTTAAATGCAATTCTACACATTTCTAAACCAAAATTGCAAAGCAGAATTCAAAGAAATTTAAAGAAACCTAGtaaagattcaaacttttttATTATCCAAAAGATGTACATAACCCCAtgtaacaaaaacaaatttatgacACAAAAGAAATTATCTTTAGCCACAAAAAgcaaaaaagagaaagagagagattttgCTTTTTGCACTATGCAGAATGTGCAGAGAATCAAAATATCATAACCCATTTAACAACATGATATTTTAGGCAAAAAGGCATCACCTTTAGACCCCAAATGaaagaatttgagagagagcGCATACGTGGTttccaagaagaggaagagagcaaTTCTATTTCCTGTAAAAACGAAGAAACAGAGCATTAACAAACACACATGCACAAATCTCAAAAGGAAATTGGTAAGAAATAATCGTAATTGAGAAAATAATTAGAAAACTAGAGAGGACACAATTGGAGTCTAATTCTACAGAACCCACGAGTCAAGACAAACAAATATCCAAAATTAACAGATTACAGTAACAACATTCCAACAAAAGTAAGAAGACCAGAAAAATTATCTATTCTAAAGTACATTAGTTCCATCATGCATAAATCAAGGGAGTCACGGAAGGCCAGTATCTTAAGGTAATCCAACATGTTAAAGCATCCAAACAGAGACTCAGAATTACAAAACGCATGAAAATTCACATTCCAACGTGTTATGCAATCACCAATTTCAgatcaaccaaaaccaaataaatttaTATCAGTACGCATCAAACCCACCAAACCCAAAATCAAAAGAAGGTGATCAAATGTTTGATTTTGCTaaatattacaaaataaaataaataagaatatGTACAAATCAACATGCATACCTTGTAGCGGTGCAGGGAACAGTAGCGTGAGCTGCATCGAGGGCATGTGTACTGGGAAAATTGCTACTGGCAGCTGCaactaacaaaaacaaaaacaaaacaaaattgaataaaatcaaaattggaaaaatttccagaaaataaataaaacaaattatcaAGCTTTGTTGATGAAAGAGAGGTGGGGTTGGTGAAGAACATACATGCGGCTATGAGCAGTAGATAAAAGATTTCAAAATGATTTCTTCACTTTTCAATCAGGACATGCACGAATATAAAAATGGCAGAGAGGATTAAAACCATACCAAACACTAGAAAATCAAGTATAAAAATCGTACTTACCTTGTGAATGAGGACATGCAGACACATGATGGATGAAGGACAGCAAATCCCGCATACACGAACCTAACTTGCCATTGTTCGCCACCCCCACCcctccctatctctctctccctgcAATCCCAACGATTTCTCTCACTGTCATCCTCCCACTCCCGAATCGAATATCCGCacgaaatctctctctctctctctctcactcggtTTCTCTCACTGTCACCCTCCCACTCCCGAATCAAAGATCCGCACgaaatctctctccctctacaAGCAGCATGGCCGCTGTCCCTCTCTGTCTGCCCTCACCATCAATCCCAATCCCAAAATTAAGATGACAAAAGTGCCCTGCAACCCTTTAATTCTAGCCGCGTGATCCTAACCCTAGATGAATATTTCTGGAATTTGAACACCCAAAGTATCTCATCAAATGTGGATGTACCTGTCATAGTATGAATCTGAGAATTTCTCAATTCAACTCTCGAATTTACTGTGACAGTAATAATATATCATGTGGAAAGAGGTGGGATTATGGTAAAAGATAGAACTTTAGCTGATGGTAAACAACATTTGGGAATTTGATGTAAGCCGGCTGGGAATCCCAAATGTTGTTTACCATAAGTTAAAATCTAATCtctgattaaaaaaataataataaaaagcaCACCTCAAACTGATAAGGACCATAATTTTCAAGGGACACTGCTTTTCAATGgttaccataaaaaaaaataatgaaagaactgatcatttgaattattcatGACAGAACCAATTTTGATTTGAAATATGATGGCCAAGAACAAATCACACTGCTTTTCAATGGTTACCATAAATTTTCAGAAGTTACAGAAGATTTTTTATCAATTGAAAAGACAATGGTCACATATATCTACAATTAACCACCAGTAAGCGTGAAATACTACATCACAATGCAATAGCAGCTATACAGGATGTCATGCCATTCATACTATGACAAATCACAAAAGTGACAATTAAAGGGCACCTAACAGAcacccccatctctctctctctctgcaatagCAGAAATCCCTCGGGTTTCAGGAagcaaatggaaaacaaaatgcTTTTACATCCCCTACCCATACCCATACCCCTCCCTTACCCATTCCCTTTACCCTTGCAGAAAAtcctcccatctctctctcacccttgtCCCATCTCTCTGTCTGCAAATCGCAGAAAAGAAACCCTGAACAAATCACTGAAATCCCTCGCCTAAATCCTCCCACATTTCTCTCAGACaccctctatctctctctctctttgcaaaccctaaaccaaatctCCTAAATTCTATCTCGGACACCCCACATACAGCCAAGAAGCCAAGATATTAAAGCAATCTCTACATAATACTTTGGAACAATGAAGCAAAATGGTACTTACTTGTTCCTTGTCCAAAACCGTTGGTGCCGCCGCACATTGTTATTAATTGTGGGTTGATCAAATCCTTCATGGCTTAGACTGCATGAAGAATTAGAaactaaaagatgaatatatGCTGTAAATCATCATATAAATGTAACTGCatttaaaaaaagaagggaatgaaaaattgaattctATTTCATCAGTATGTAACTGCATGAAAAGTTACATTGAATGCAGACTCAATCAATTTCCCCAAAGTCATTGTTAACTGAAAATCAATATCAAACCCATAAATACCACCATTGAATTTgcgaaacccaaaaacaaaatacaaaaatttactCATATAATCAcagaaaaacatgaaatttgagCACATATTTGGCAAAGTTAAAGGATAAAGGCACTCACATCATCGTAGTACTCTTCGGGAAGAACTTCTAATAAtggttcttcctttttcttgctCTTCCTCAGAGCTGCCATAAAAAAACCCAGAGAAGCACACAaattcagaaaagaaaaggtcCAAAACAGCCATAAAAAATCCAGAAAGCATACAAATTTATcagaacaaaaaccaaatgatgtgagaTAGTGAGAGGTTGTGTTAGGCACCCGTAACAcgttttggtttcaattaaaACGGCCAGAGCGTTGCATGCGAGGAAGATGACGATAGGATTCCAAACACAACAtccacattcttttttcttgggTGAACTAACCAAATCATATTATATACTAAAATGACATAAAAAATCATTCacaaaatcacaacaaaataGAACAAAAACATTCACAAAAGAATTCCCCAAGTTTTCAAATGGAAATTAAACATTTACATAGCTTATATAAAAAGccgaaatataaaaattaatcaaaaggtTGAGATAACTCACATCCCAGTAATGCTTATTGCTGATATTAACACCCACTGACAGCAGCCCTCGGTTTGTGGAATTCCCACGCCCAACTCCATGACCTCTGTCTCTGCCATCCCTCTTTCCCTCACAACCATACCCACTTTCGACCCACCCCTCAATCCCGACACCAACCCTTGATTTAAGGAGGAAAAATCAATCCAACCACCCTTTTCGCAAGCctcactcctccctctcccttccCCTCCCTGCCAATCCCATGCCCATCTCCCTCGTTGTAGCTCAGCAACCCACGTTTTTTGGCACCAAACACTATGTCCTAGGATGATGTGACAATTTATCAAAGTCAGAAAATGCATTATCTCAGTTTAGGTTGGTAGCATATATGATCCCTGTGCAGCAACATAGAATACTTAGTAAAAGTTGCATTTCTGAGAACAAATAACCAATGCTTGACCGAAAAAACAATGCAGATGCTTTAGTATACAGAATTACAGTTTTATTCAAGCTTCTCAGTCACAAACTAACCTTCCTTTGTCGAGCAGcaaggaggagggggagaaaATTGATTCCTGGAGGAGCTTTTTCGTTCAAAACTAAGTCAAGCTGCAAGGACGAAGGGTCGAGGATTGTTCGTGAGCTGGTGTTGCGGATATAAACATATAGAAAGCTCCACTGTGTCATAACAAACACAAATTGAATATGATCACCATGTCACATTAATTACCTAAAATTCAAAATGTTATATACATTAGTATGttgaaaaaattagttacaTTTCATTAAACTAAAAAATTTACAGAATATGAGAAATAAAGAATTTGTATTGTTTATATAAAAATAGAATAACAAAGAACATCATTGACTACCATTTTATTCGGTAGTTTCCTCCAACTGCAATTGTTGAGATTGTAGGAGATCTTCGAATAAAGCCTTCAATTCAACCATCCGTACACAAACATAATAGACAATGTTTTTTAGCGAATTATGGACAAAGCTTAATATTCAAATGCAATGAAGTGGAAAACACAATCCAATATATGGATATGCATGCTATAGGAAACCATTCATTTGTAGATGGTATTGTGTCACCAATATTGTATTTAAAAATCTACCCAAGATAAAGATGCAATATATAGTTTGGTAAAAAATCAAAACGAAGAGTtaacaaaggaaaaggattaagACGTTGAAAATACAAAACTGGATTCTTTTATTTGGTAAAGACGGTTCCCCCACTGGCTGTCTGAAACCACAAACACTTTTTTAcatagaaactttataaactaatagattaaaataaatctaagtgttataaatgaaaaatcctGGGATTGATAGTAATGGCATCAACAGTGCCACCACATCCCaaataaatgaatgaaaataTAGTGATTAACATCCAACAAAGAAGCTCAAGCTTGAAATAAACCAAGGCATAAAAGCTTACCAAACTTTTCAAATGGCTAAATTGTTCATTTAACATGATAACTTCTTCCTGCAATCCATAAGTAAGACCATTAGATGCGGTAAACAAAACATCATACTTCATATATGGCAATCTAGCAGAGAAACCAATTGCATTCAGATGGAGCCTAATTTGTGGAACTACATTTATATGCACTGAAATGCATTATCATGTTGTCATATTTAAAAACTGAGGTTTATGCAGTATGCTATCTTTAGCATACACAAAATTTTTGCCCCTCATTTTTGAAGTTCCGCACTTCATAATTTATATACTTTCAGTTTCCCTTCTAATGAAGGTATGGACTGCTTTCCATTTGGAATTTTCGTAAGACAATGTTATGATATTCCTAATTTAGAATGTGTTTCCACTCTAATGAATGCAAGCCCTAAATCATAAATATTGTACAATTATGTGTTTGAGCACGTGGCAGGGCATGAGAATCAGAACCACTCCGTGTTGTTCTCCGCTTCGTGATTTGGTCATCAAACAATACTTCATTCCCTCCATCCTTTATCACGTCTTCTTGGTGATCATTTGTCCATCTCCAAACTGTATCCacaaaaaactacaaattaatccCAAAAACAATCATACAAAAAAATTGCGGATTAGATTTGATTACGTACCATTTTCCCAGGATGTAGAGCTCAGTGATGATGCCCTCCTCGCTTTGCACCTTAAACATCGACATTTTAAACCAGaaaccaaaatcaaacaaacataAAGAAATACGACTGACAGAATCACACTGTAAGACACCACTCCCTCGCTTCCACGGTTCCAACCACAACACCAAaaacaacaataacaataataacaaTGTACACTCagacaaaacaaaaatgcaccACAGCCCTCCAGTGCTATAACAGCACTTCTCTTCTAGGACAACTTTGATATCTATGGACTGTTCCCTTCTCCATGTTACAACGATAGTATTAGAGCTCTTACAACATCACAGATGCATGACCAAGAGTGTATTCGACAACCTTTTCTCTGATCCTTTTCATCAGTTGGTCCTAAAGATTGTATTCTTCTAAATTCATCTTCTTTTTGGGTATCCAGAGACATTTATCACTTCATATGCCGAACACAAAACACCTAACATTTTGGGTGACAAATTAGAAGCAACTAATCGGAATATGGGTACTGAGAATTGAATTACTCTTTGTTCTTATAGTCCTAATGGAAATTACTCGTTGATTCACAAAATTAATCAAACTAAAATGCAAGAAAAGCAAAATCAACAACCCATACAGAATTATGAAAAGATCCCAACAAACCAACCaaacaattaacatttaaaaaaaaaaattgcaaagttGGAGGGAAAGAAGCACGAGAAAAAATATACACATCCAATGCTTTTAATCTAAAGCTAGAAGTAGGAATAACTGAGTAAGTTAATGAAGGCAAAGCAGAGGGTAGGAAGCAGAACATACCAAGAGACCAATAGGGCATCCGGGCCGGTCTGCCGATGAACGCCGTGTCCTGGTCGACAACGCCCAACGGCGTCGGCCCTGCAAAGAAGTAAAAGTCGAAAACACTCCCAATGACCTTGTAGGTGAGAGAAGTCCCTCTGTAGAACACATCCATGCCATTGCTGTTGATCAGCATAACAGAGTGCGCGTAAGCCTCGTTGCCCACATTCTGGAGATCCATGTAAAACCGGGTGGGACCCGTACAAATCAGTGTTGAGATTGATCGCCGAGACTTCAGTGGTGAAGAGGGTGTGTGGATCGTTCGGGTAGAGCTTGATCCCGTGCGGCTGAGTGTTCTCTCCGAGGCCGTACAGGGAGGCGTCTTTCGGCGGTCGGGTGGATATCTCGAGGTACTGGTCCTTAAACACCAGTTCGCCATATGGGTCTTTGGAGTAGGAGCTCAAATGAAGAGGACCTGCCCGTTGGACTTCCTCTTGAAGGCGAACCCAAATGGGTCGGAGATGAAGCTGAGAATGAGCTCAGAGCCGGAGTAGTCTGAGACTTCGATGGGGTTCTTCGTCTTCGCCTGAAACACGTTTTGGTTTCAATTGAAAAGGCCAGAGCCTTGCATGCGAGGAAGATGACGATAGGATTCCAGAGATAGAGAAAGAAGGAGTAAGACGACGGAGGCGAGAGAAGGAAGACGGCGGCAAGAGGAGGATAGGACGGAGGCGAGACCATCTGTATCGTAGGTCTGTGAGACGTACAAGGCAAGGAGGGTTTGAGAAGGAAACGGAAAAGGCCTGCTTTACCATTGCTATTCCCTTCCCGCGATCATCAAGGCGTGCGCAACAAGATCAGCGGCAGAGAGAGTCTGTGGCAAATTTGTATATAAATTGAAATTCATCCCAAAAcattgttcatttgaataatGCAATTGGAATCCCTTCTTTAGACAAAAGTAATTTTTAAGTAGAATGCCAACTTAGATTttgaggaaaactaatgaaaatgacttgaaaactttgagttttaatgataaggacaaaataaatggtaaagtgaatagtatcataattgactttttagtgtaaaaatatgatttttcgttaaaatgaatattaccgcgggtttttcattaaaactccctagATTTTATGCAAACCAAAACCTTACCATTATTCATACTTGCCAGAAGGCCTCAGAAGTCTCCACTAAAATGCTTCCCTAAGCACAAGTACATAATAATGCCACTGACAACTAGCTCGTCGATCACCTCAGCGCTGCGGTTAATGCTTTCGGCGCCACTTTTACATTTCACTCTTAGTAAGATGAGATGAAGACGGGTTCTCAGAAGATCCAATTCCGGTATCTCAATTCAATTGCGCAATTGTTCCTCGTTGTAACTCGATCTTGAGTATTGTACAACCATCATATTGCCAACAGCCTTTGAGTCCCGACTACAAGCAGAAGCATTTACCAAGTTGTCACAAGGCCCGTCAATACTGGCAGTGTCATCAGCGGAGGATGAGTGATTAATCGTGCTTCTGTTCTTGTTTTCAGTTTCCATTCTATCATTTTCTGTAATGACACCTAGAGTTTCAGCCGCTTCAACCACTTGCGATTCAACAGATGTCTTGCAAATAACAGCGGGATCAATATCATGGCTGTGGTAATCATCAGGATGAGTTACTTTGCATTGCTCTACAAACTCCATTGTTGAGGAAAGGATATTCATGTCCTTGTCCATCGTATTTTCTTGGCTATTTCTATTTAAGATGTCATCCTCAAATCCGGTTGGATTAGTGCGAGCATCATCTGCAGGAGACAGGTCTTCATCTATCTGTTAAACAATGACCTGTGTTTGCTTTCAGAGAAGACACTGCTAGACACAACCTCGTCAACAGAATGCAACCCTAGTGGGGAAATGCAGATGAAAGAGGGATCAACTTTTCATCGCCAGTAATTTCTTCTCCATAACTCTCATTACATACGCCATTTCCACGTGCTACCACATTACTCGGTTAGGTAGCCACTACCTTTGGTTCTCTCAGCAGCTACATCTCCATTACCACAGTTATTCGCATTTGGAGATAATACTTCCTCATTTATTGGATCCTCATTTACTAATCCTTGATCTCGATTGGCAAAAGATGCCACATTTATAGTGGTATCATTGCTTTCCAAATTAACTAGTCCACTTAATTGCTTCTGTACAAAGACTGCTAAAGAAACAGCATGATCACGAATCAAAGAATCATGAGACGGGTAGTGTAGCATATCGATCAAGGCCTTATGGTACTGTGTGGCAGATATTAATAACTTTGAGTATATGTTCACACAGGTTGCCCATTTCTGCCCAATGGCAGTTGCAAATACCAAACTCGTCAATAACTTTTGCACGAGTACCTTCTATGATAATATTGCAGTTAAGAATCTTCAAAGCTTTACGCCAAGATGTTAAACCACTCGCCCACTCATCTTTCCAATATTGTGCAAAATCATCATTCTCAGAATATTCATCAAGCCAGAAGAAGGAATGCACTTTTGTACCCAGCTTATTAACCAACCAATCAACTCGTTTTTACACTCTAGGTTTATTCTCGTTCAATAACCTAAGCTTTAGTGGCTGTGCTAGAACTCCATTGCCGCAGAGGTTTCCTAGCTAGCAAGAGGAAGAGTTTGTAGTGCAGATACCCACATCCCTGAGTCAAAAGACATTTTTCTTGTGCGAGTTATTCAAgataaagcaaaagaaaattaaggaCCCTGTTTAAAGAGAAGGGGGTGAAGGAATTAAACGACACACTTGTTACTTC
Protein-coding sequences here:
- the LOC103405911 gene encoding uncharacterized protein isoform X2, with the protein product MNHRSLDHPNIIRSKEMDEHVQGEIMNHRSLKNPNIIRFSENMLNLVFGVLKLVRGMVGTLNPECSRTKRNALPTGAIHHLNNCC
- the LOC103405911 gene encoding uncharacterized protein isoform X1, which codes for MEIDEHVQWEIMNHRSLDHPNIIRSKEMDEHVQGEIMNHRSLKNPNIIRFSENMLNLVFGVLKLVRGMVGTLNPECSRTKRNALPTGAIHHLNNCC